One genomic region from Methanocaldococcus fervens AG86 encodes:
- a CDS encoding 3-dehydroquinate synthase II: MKFGWVNVVGDDWEDKKEIVTMALESSIPVVVAQPDDIEKIKELGNIKVASHSLDADIVLINKDDDIEFLKEAKNMGKETAIYIPIESKDDEEFASEVARFGFVDNIILEGRDWTIIPLENLIADLFHRDVKIIASVDSVDEVKVAYEILEKGTDGVLLTPKNLEDIKELSKLIEEMNKEKVALDVATITRVEPIGSGDRVCIDTCSLMNIGEGMLIGSYSRALFLVHSETVENPYVATRPFRVNAGPVHAYILCPGNKTKYLSELKAGDKVLIVDKDGNAREAIVGRVKIERRPLILIEAEYKGDIVRTILQNAETIRLVNENGEPVSVVDLKPGDKVLIKPEEHARHFGMAIKETIIEK; encoded by the coding sequence ATGAAATTTGGATGGGTTAATGTCGTTGGAGATGATTGGGAAGATAAAAAAGAGATTGTAACAATGGCTTTGGAATCATCAATTCCTGTTGTTGTTGCTCAGCCAGATGATATTGAAAAAATCAAAGAACTTGGGAATATTAAAGTAGCCTCTCATTCATTAGATGCAGATATCGTATTAATAAATAAGGACGATGACATAGAGTTTCTAAAAGAAGCTAAGAATATGGGGAAAGAGACAGCTATATACATACCAATAGAATCAAAAGATGATGAAGAATTTGCTTCAGAGGTCGCAAGGTTTGGTTTTGTTGACAATATTATTTTAGAGGGGAGGGATTGGACAATCATTCCATTAGAAAACTTAATTGCTGATTTATTCCACAGAGATGTAAAGATTATTGCAAGTGTAGATTCAGTTGATGAGGTAAAAGTAGCTTATGAAATATTGGAGAAAGGAACTGATGGAGTTCTTTTAACTCCAAAAAACTTGGAAGATATAAAAGAATTATCAAAATTAATTGAAGAGATGAATAAAGAAAAAGTAGCTTTAGATGTGGCAACAATAACAAGAGTTGAACCTATAGGAAGTGGAGATAGAGTTTGTATAGATACATGCTCATTAATGAATATAGGAGAAGGAATGTTAATCGGCTCTTACTCAAGGGCTTTATTCTTAGTTCACTCCGAAACTGTAGAAAACCCTTACGTAGCTACAAGACCATTTAGAGTCAATGCCGGCCCTGTTCATGCATACATATTATGCCCAGGAAATAAAACAAAATATTTAAGTGAATTGAAGGCAGGGGATAAGGTTTTAATTGTCGATAAGGACGGAAATGCAAGAGAGGCTATAGTTGGCAGAGTAAAGATTGAGAGAAGGCCATTAATTTTAATTGAGGCAGAATATAAAGGAGATATTGTTAGAACTATATTACAGAATGCTGAAACAATAAGGTTGGTTAATGAAAATGGGGAACCAGTATCTGTTGTTGATTTAAAGCCAGGAGATAAGGTTTTAATAAAGCCAGAAGAACATGCAAGACATTTTGGGATGGCAATAAAAGAGACAATCATTGAAAAATGA
- the hxlB gene encoding 6-phospho-3-hexuloisomerase codes for MDELEVISQNILMLKKFYTNDEWKNRLNSLVDRIIKAKKIFVFGVGRSGYIGRCFAMRLMHLGFDSYFVGEATTPSYEKDDLLILISGSGRTESVLTVAKKAAKINNNIVAIVCECGNVVEFADITIQLDVKKSKYLPMGTTFEETALIFLDLVIAEVMKRLNLDESVVIKRHCNLL; via the coding sequence TTGGACGAACTTGAGGTTATATCTCAAAATATATTAATGTTAAAAAAATTCTACACCAACGATGAATGGAAAAATAGGCTGAATTCTTTAGTGGACAGGATTATAAAAGCTAAAAAAATCTTTGTTTTTGGCGTTGGAAGGAGCGGATATATTGGAAGATGTTTTGCAATGAGATTAATGCATCTTGGCTTTGACTCTTATTTTGTTGGAGAGGCAACAACACCTTCATATGAAAAGGATGATTTGCTAATCTTAATTTCAGGCAGTGGTAGAACAGAAAGTGTTTTAACAGTTGCTAAAAAAGCAGCTAAAATAAACAACAATATTGTTGCTATTGTATGTGAATGCGGGAATGTTGTGGAGTTTGCTGATATAACAATACAGTTAGATGTTAAAAAATCAAAATATTTGCCAATGGGAACTACTTTTGAAGAAACAGCATTAATATTCTTGGATTTGGTTATTGCTGAGGTTATGAAGAGATTGAATTTGGATGAAAGTGTGGTAATAAAACGCCACTGTAATTTGCTGTAA
- a CDS encoding geranylgeranylglyceryl/heptaprenylglyceryl phosphate synthase, whose product MEIKIGKVEKRLNEIIEEEGAVYLTLLDPEEENIEEIAEKVKDYADAIMVGGSIGVVNLDEAVKQIKKITKLPIILFPGNVDGLSKYADAVFYMSLMNSSNTYWAITAPTLGAITILKYNLEPIPMAYLCIEPAKKTAVGYVGEIREIPQNKPKIAAMYCLSAKFFGMRWAYLEAGSGAPYPVNNETISLSKKLSGINIIVGGGIRKPEIAYEKVLAGADAIVTGNLLEENPNAVEMMYEAIKKAGKEKLKNR is encoded by the coding sequence ATGGAGATAAAAATAGGAAAAGTTGAAAAAAGATTAAATGAAATAATTGAAGAAGAGGGAGCTGTTTATTTAACCCTATTAGATCCAGAAGAGGAGAATATTGAAGAGATAGCTGAAAAAGTTAAAGATTACGCTGATGCAATAATGGTTGGAGGTAGTATTGGCGTAGTTAATTTGGATGAGGCAGTTAAACAGATAAAAAAGATAACTAAGCTTCCAATAATCTTATTCCCTGGAAACGTTGATGGACTTTCAAAATATGCTGATGCAGTATTTTACATGAGCTTAATGAACTCCTCAAACACCTATTGGGCAATAACAGCTCCAACTTTGGGAGCTATAACAATTTTAAAATACAATTTGGAACCAATACCAATGGCATATCTCTGCATAGAGCCGGCAAAAAAAACTGCCGTTGGTTATGTTGGTGAGATAAGAGAGATTCCACAAAACAAACCAAAGATAGCAGCGATGTACTGTTTATCAGCAAAGTTCTTTGGGATGAGATGGGCTTATCTAGAGGCTGGAAGTGGAGCTCCTTATCCAGTAAATAATGAAACCATAAGTTTGTCAAAAAAGCTTTCTGGAATTAATATAATTGTTGGTGGAGGAATTAGAAAGCCAGAAATTGCATATGAAAAGGTTTTAGCTGGAGCTGATGCGATAGTTACGGGCAATTTGTTGGAAGAAAATCCAAATGCTGTTGAGATGATGTATGAAGCGATTAAAAAAGCTGGAAAAGAAAAGCTGAAAAATAGATAA